A single Lolium perenne isolate Kyuss_39 chromosome 6, Kyuss_2.0, whole genome shotgun sequence DNA region contains:
- the LOC127307127 gene encoding temperature-induced lipocalin-1 encodes MAAKVKSGSEMGVVLGLDVARYMGRWYEIASFPNFFQPRDGQDTRATYELMEDGATVHVLNETWSKGKRDYIEGTAYKADPASDEAKLKVKFYVPPFLPIIPVVGDYWVLYVDDDYQYALVGEPRRKSLWILCRKTHIDDEVYSQLLDKAKEEGYDVSKLHKTPQSDPPPESDAAPTDTKGTWWFKSLFGK; translated from the exons ATGGCGGCGAAGGTGAAGAGCGGGAGCGAGATGGGGGTGGTGCTGGGGCTGGACGTTGCGCGGTACATGGGGCGGTGGTACGAGATCGCCTCCTtccccaacttcttccagccgcgCGACGGCCAGGACACACGGGCGACCTACGAGCTGATGGAGGACGGCGCCACGGTGCACGTGCTGAATGAGACCTGGAGCAAAGGGAAGCGCGACTACATCGAGGGCACAGCCTACAAGGCCGACCCGGCCAGCGACGAGGCCAAGCTCAAGGTCAAGTTCTACGTCCCGCCCTTCCTCCCCATCATCCCCGTCGTCGGCGACTACTGGGTCCTCTACGTcgacgacgactaccagtacgcgCTCGTCGGCGAGCCCCGCCGGAAGAGCCTATGG ATCCTGTGCAGGAAGACGCACATAGACGACGAGGTCTACAGCCAGCTGCTGGATAAGGCCAAGGAGGAAGGCTACGACGTCTCCAAGCTGCACAAGACGCCGCAGAGCGACCCGCCGCCGGAGAGCGACGCCGCGCCCACCGACACCAAAGGGACATGGTGGTTCAAGTCACTCTTCGGTAAATGA
- the LOC127307128 gene encoding small ribosomal subunit protein uS17: MAEQTEKAFLKQPKVFLCPKKTSKGSYKPGKGGNRFWKSVGLGFKTPKEAIEGTYIDKKCPFTGTVSIRGRIIAGTCHSAKMNRTIVVRRNYLHFVKKYQRYEKRHSNIPAHISPCFRVREGDHVIIGQCRPLSKTVRFNVLKVVPAGSKSGVVKKAFTSA; the protein is encoded by the exons ATGGCGGAGCAG ACTGAGAAGGCTTTCCTGAAGCAGCCTAAAGTGTTCCTCTG CCCAAAGAAGacctcaaaggggagttataagcCAGGCAAGGGGGGTAACAGGTTTTGGAAGAGCGTTGGCCTTGGTTTCAAGACTCCTAAGGAAGCCATTGAGG GAACCTACATTGATAAGAAATGCCCATTTACTGGCACTGTGTCAATTAGAGGCCGCATCATTGCTGGAACATGCCATAGTGCTAAAATGAACAGGACTATCGTTGTTCGTCGGAACTACCTTCACTTTGTTAAAAAATATCAGAG GTATGAGAAGAGGCACTCCAACATCCCTGCCCATATTTCCCCTTGCTTTCGTGTGAGGGAAGGAGATCACGTGATCATTGGCCAATGCAG GCCACTGTCCAAGACGGTGAGGTTCAACGTGTTAAAGGTTGTCCCGGCAGGGTCCAAGAGTGGTGTGGTGAAAAAAGCATTTACCAGTGCCTGA
- the LOC127307126 gene encoding zinc finger BED domain-containing protein RICESLEEPER 2-like has protein sequence MISHLRKNLVDRNLIHHEGKLLHIRCAAHVLNLIVQDGLKTMDSVVDNVRNSVKYIRSSQYRIEQFDKFVLQAGINCKHQPSLDVSTRWNSTFLMLDSTLPFRKVFETLQKQEPSYTFCPSDKEWEMVLDICQLLKVFCHATNVISGSDYPTSNLYFLEIWSVKVVLDEQEKSSNATIRIMVKEMKKKFHKYFMESYLTNCIPVVLDPRFKMELVELRLKKYFGVSADKHIQEVKEAIMALFLAYGAKIEENINIQLQEQNGEEAGLADDALSDFDAHVKLKKAKSHNELHRYLEEDFHPRTPDFDILKWWAVNAPRYPILGSIARDVLAVPASTVASESAFSTCGRVITDHRTSLGADSVEALMCYGDWIRRGEPSCEES, from the exons ATGATTAGCCATCTCAGAAAAAATCTTGTTGATCGAAACCTTATCCATCATGAAGGAAAACTTCTACACATTCGGTGTGCAGCGCATGTGCTAAATCTAATAGTGCAAGATGGACTAAAAACCATGGATTCTGTTGTGGACAACGTCAGAAATAGTGTGAAGTACATCAGAAGTTCTCAGTATAGAATAGAACAATTTGACAAGTTTGTTCTGCAAGCTGGAATAAACTGCAAGCATCAGCCTTCACTAGATGTGTCTACAAGATGGAACTCCACGTTCCTTATGCTCGATTCCACATTACCATTCCGAAAAGTCTTTGAGACCTTGCAAAAACAAGAGCCAAGTTACACATTTTGTCCGTCAGACAAGGAATGGGAAATGGTTTTAGACATTTGTCAGCTTCTGAAAGTATTCTGCCATGCGACCAATGTCATTTCAGGCTCAGACTACCCAACCTCCAATCTCTACTTCCTCGAAATCTGGAGCGTGAAAGTGGTACTAGATGAACAGGAAAAGAGCAGCAATGCTACAATCAGAATCATGGTCAAAGAAATGAAGAAGAAATTTCATAAGTACTTCATGGAGTCATACTTGACAAACTGCATACCGGTGGTTCTGGATCCAAGGTTTAAAATGGAGCTTGTTGAGTTGCGACTGAAAAAATACTTTGGAGTTAGTGCGGATAAACATATCCAAGAAGTAAAGGAGGCTATCATGGCCTTATTTCTTGCATATGGGGCTAAAATTGAAGAGAATATTAATATTCAGTTACAAGAGCAAAATGGTGAAGAAGCTGGTTTGGCCGATGATGCCCTTTCAGATTTTGATGCGCATGTGAAGCTTAAGAAAGCTAAAAGCCACAACGAGCTGCACCGCTACCTAGAGGAAGACTTTCATCCCCGTACACCAGACTTCGACATTCTAAAATGGTGGGCTGTGAACGCTCCAAGGTATCCAATACTTGGCAGTATTGCTCGTGATGTACTGGCTGTTCCAGCTTCGACTGTTGCATCTGAGTCTGCGTTTAGCACGTGCGGAAGAGTTATAACTGATCACAGAACTAGCCTTGGAGCTGATAGTGTTGAGGCATTGATGTGTTATGGGGATTGGATTAGGCGTGGTG AACCTTCTTGCGAAGAAAGCTAA
- the LOC127307124 gene encoding calcium uptake protein, mitochondrial, with the protein MAALRRASLLRSALGRLGSLRPFSAEAAATPRRDAAAALAAALAAGSGLGIWLLPTSRPLAGSGQAGFAVAEAGYGGAAAAEEPEEKGRFLFGDSYRRRVFFNYEKRIRTRSPPEKIFEYFASARNPEGEVYMSPADLMRAVVPVFPPSESNVVREGRLRGERNPGELECAPSEFFMLFDTNGDGLISFAEYIFFVTLLSIPESSFNIAFKMFDLDHSGEIDKEEFKKVMTLMRSYNRQGAAHRDGLRIGLKVGPPVEDGGLLEYFFGKDGSETLQYEKFSNFLKQLHDEIVRLEFSHYDIKSSKTISAKDFALSMVASADMNHINKLLDRVDDFDESPDIKDLRITFEEFKAFADLRRRLEPFTMAIFSYGKVNGLLTKQDLKRAATHVCGVDLTDKVVDVIFHVFDANCDGNLSSEEFLRALQRRESNIRQPTTSGLMGVLSCWLNCTKCSFQQMQLQ; encoded by the exons ATGGCCGCGCTGCGCCGCGCGTCGCTCCTCCGATCCGCGCTCGGGCGGCTCGGCTCCCTCCGGCCATTCTCCGCGGAGGCTGCCGCCACGCCGCGCCGCGACGCGGCCGCGGCGCTGGCGGCCGCGCTGGCTGCCGGGTCCGGGCTGGGGATCTGGCTGCTGCCCACGTCGCGCCCGCTCGCGGGATCCGGCCAGGCGGGCTTCGCCGTGGCGGAGGCCGGCTACGGGGGCGCGGCCGCGGCGGAGGAGCCAGAGGAGAAGGGCAGGTTCCTCTTCGGAG ACTCGTACCGCAGAAGGGTCTTCTTCAACTACGAGAAGCGGATTCGGACGCGCAGCCCTCCCGAGAAG ATCTTCGAGTACTTCGCGTCCGCCCGGAACCCGGAGGGCGAGGTGTACATGTCACCTGCCGACCTGATGAGGGCGGTCGTTCCCGTTTTCCCTCCGTCCGAATCTAACGTTGTCAGGGAGGGGAGGCTCAGAGGGGAACGCAACCCAGGGGAGCTGGAGTGTGCACCTTCTGAGTTTTTCATGCTATTCGACACAAACGGCGATGGGCTCATCTCCTTTGCTGA gtacatctttttCGTGACATTGCTTAGCATTCCTGAGTCCAGCTTCAATATAGCTTTCAAGATGTTTGACCTTGACCACAGCGG GGAAATAGATAAAGAAGAGTTCAAGAAAGTGATGACATTGATGCGGTCCTATAATAGGCAAGGAGCTGCCCACAGGGATGGGTTACGTATTGGACTTAAGGTTGGTCCACCAGTGGAAGACGGTGGTCTGCTTGAGTACTTCTTTGGCAAGGATGGGAGTGAAACTTTACAATATGAAAAGTTCTCCAACTTTTTGAAGCAATTGCATGATGAG ATTGTTCGTTTGGAGTTCAGTCACTATGATATAAAATCATCTAAGACAATATCTGCGAAGGACTTTGCATTATCCATGGTTGCTTCAGCTGACATGAATCACATAAATAAGCTACTTGACAGAGTTGATGATTTCGATGAATCTCCTGATATCAAGGATTTGCGCATTACCTTTGAG GAGTTCAAGGCTTTTGCTGATCTCCGGCGAAGATTGGAACCATTTACAATGGCTATCTTCAGTTATGGAAAAGTGAACGGTTTGCTGACAAAGCAGGATCTGAAACGTGCTGCAACTCAT GTTTGTGGTGTGGACTTGACTGATAAGGTGGTGGACGTTATTTTCCATGTTTTTGATGCAAACTGTGATGGCAACCTAAGCTCAGAGGAGTTCTTGAGGGCATTACAAAGACGGGAAAGCAATATTCGCCAGCCAACCACTTCAGGTCTAATGGGTGTATTATCCTGCTGGCTGAACTGTACGAAGTGTTCTTTTCAACAGATGCAGCTCCAGTAG